The genomic region CATCTCCCCAGAAAACAGCGCCGCTGTTGTTGCCAGGAATGGGAGAAGAGCCTACTAGTTGTCATATAAAAGATATACTACTACCCTTACTAGCATCTGCACAAGTACTAGCCCAGGAAAAAAGTATTAACCTGTTAGTAGATATTCCCAACCATTTACCACCAGTAAAAGCCAATATTAAAGCACTTACAGAAGTTTTCAGTAACATCATAGATAATGCCCTAAAATATACCCCTGCGGGTGGAAAAATCTCCATTCATTCTCTACAAAAAAATACAGACTTTCAGGGTATAGCTATTAGCGATACAGGACCCGGTATACCTAAAGAGGATCTGGATCATTTGGGTGAAAGACATTACAGAGGAGTACAAGCTAATACTGACATTCCCGGCACAGGTTTAGGAATGGCGATCGCCAAACAACTCATAGCACAAATGCAGGGAGAAATAGAGGTTTTCAGCCCTGCAGTAGAATCTCATAGCCCATGCTCTTCTCTTCCGGGAACCAGCTTTATTGTTTGGTTACCTCAATTACCGGATCATTTGAATCAACATCCTTCATAGGGGAGTTAATTTTACCGTTACGAGAGTTCCAACCATCAATAACCAATTTAGACACTTCAGATATCAACAAAGTTAATAAAACTAAGTCATCAATTTGACCAAGAACAGGGATAAAATCGGGGGCAATATCAATGGGACTAACCAAATAAACAATAGTTCCCATAATTACCCACCAGCGGTACTTAGGTTTACGGATCAAACTGCCATACCAAGAGTAAAGCGACTGTACGGAAAAGCTCATATTTTTCCCCAGAATTTAGTGGTTAAGAAAAATGTTCTAGCATAATTGCTATATTTAGTGTAGTGAGGAGACTGGAAAAGTGGATATTTTAGATTTGTTCAAGAAAGGCGGTCCAGCCATGTGGCCGCTGTTAGTACTGTCCGTGTTATCTGTAAGTGTAATCTTTGAGCGTCTGTGGTTTTGGCTACGAATTTTGAGCCAAGAGAAACAAGTAGTAGAAAGAGTGCTAGATGCTGCAATAGACAGCTGGGAAATAGCCACAGAAATTGCCCAAAAAGCCACAGATCAGCCCATAGGTCGTTTTCTATACGCACCACTGCGGTTGCAAAAAAGTGATGCTGAAACCTTTAAACTAGCCTTGGAGTCTACAGCAGCAGAAGAAATAGCAGGAATGAGAAGGGGAGAAAAACTTCTAGAATCTGTAATCGCCCTTTCACCACTATTAGGATTGTTAGGTACGGTTTTAGGTTTAATTCAATCCTTGCGAGCAATTAAAATTGGTGATCTGGGTACGGAATCTACAGCGGGTGTCACCACAGGAATTGGTGAGTCCTTAATTAGTACTGCTTCTGGTTTGATAGTTGCCATTGTCACCTTAGTCTTTTATCGTCTATTTCAATCCTTTGCGGTTAACCAAGTGAAAGTGTTTAATAAAGCTGGCAATGATTTAGAGTTGTTGTATCGTCAATCTCCACCTGGGTTTAAGAAAAGAGAACTTGTTTTCATTACAGAATCTCCAAAAGAGTTGACTCACCCCATCGAAAATCCTGTGACCAGTTCAGAATCAGAGCAAGAAAATGAAAGTTAACCTACATACACCCATTGAAGAAGTTCAGATTCAAATTATTCCTTTAATTGATGTTGTTTTTTGCATCCTGACTTTTTTTCTATTAGCAGCACTGCAATTTACCAGACAACAGGCAATTAATGTTGATTTACCCAAAGCTAGCACAGGTACAATCTCCGCTGCCAGTTCCCAGCCAAGTAACATTCTACCGGTTACTATTGATGCTGTAGGTAAAACTTACATTGAAAAGGATCCGGTGACCAGGGAACAATTGGAAGTGCGATTAAAAGAGTATATTACTGGCAATCCCCAGGGTATTTTAGTTCTGAATGCTTCTCGCACAGCTACCTATAATGATGTTGTTCAAACATTAGATTTACTCAGACAAGTGGGGGGAAACCGAGTATCCTTGGGAATTATCCCCGGAGCTTCTCAACCAGTGATTGATTCACCAAACCTTCCCGGGACTCCCATTGTACCACCACTAAATTTACCCACAGTTCCTGGTGCTGATCCTGGGTTGAATCTACCAAGTGCTCTTCCCACACCACCAACTGCTCCTACTACTATCCCCCAAAGACCTTAACAACATGGGAAGCAGGTAGTCCGGAAGTTTGAGTATCAAGGAGTTAAAGGAATTCATACTCATACTTCATTTCTTGTCTTTTTTGTTTGCGATACATACCATCCTTCCAGAACCAATGGCATACTCCCGCTCTAAGGTGCCACCACCATTCACTACCCGATGTAAAAATGCCATTAACACTAAATGAGGAGCAATCTCATGGTAGGGGGCACTTTTTAGCAGTGGTTCCCCCTTGTCGCGGCGCATGAATAATAAAGTAATTGCGTCCATCGATTAGTGCTTTCAAGTCCGGTAGTCGAGCGATGGGAGAGAGCATGTAGTGGATATCAGATTGGCAAGGACCAGCAGTATTAAACTGTTTAAGCATGGTGAGATCTGATCTATCAAGTGCGGGGGTTTGCGAGGGTAGTGTCAATATGTCAACCTCCCCCAGTTAGTTGTTCTGGCTGAGTTTCCACCTTTTGTCCGATTTTTGGTTCTTTACCTGCTAATAGTCTGTCAATATTACTACGGTGACGAATAATTACATACAAACCACCAAGCAAGCTAAATATAATGTAAGCCAATGGTTGTTGAAAAACTATCATCAAAATGGAAACAGCAATTGCACCAGCAATAGAACTTAAAGAAACAATTTTAGATATGGCAATAACCATTATAAAAACACCCAGGGTGCCCACACCTACCTGCCAATTTATTGCTAATAAAATACCTAAGCTAGTAGCTACTGACTTACCACCAGTAAAACCTAAAAATATGGACTTGCTATGTCCCAATATTGCCATCAACCCTACTAAGGTGACTAACCACGATTGCCATACTTCCACATTTAAACTGCTACCCATTAAGTTCAATTGACTACTGTATAATATATACACTAAATTAATGGCTAGAACTCCTTTCAAACAGTCAATGACTAGTACAAAAGCACCTGGGCCTTTACCTAAAGTTCTCAAAACATTAGTTGCACCAGTGGATCCAGATCCGACTTGTCTAATATCAATGCCTTTTAATATTTTACCTGCTAGATATCCTGTAGGGAAGGAACCCAACAAATAAGCTAATATAATTACTAACCCACACCATATTAACCAAATAGTCATAATTTAAAACCTAGAGATGTTTGGACTTGCAAAATTGGGACTTGTTTTCTTGTTTATTAGAAATCTTCATCGTATCTATCTCGCATCATTTTAGGATCAGGGGCAAAAGCTAACCACAAAGGGAACTGTAACAGTCCTAAACTGACCTGCTCTTCAGAATCATCAATAATAATCAAAGGCATTTGATTAGACTTAATTAGTCTATCCGCCTTTTGGGCTAAAGCGGTAGCTGCTTCAAATAATACCACACCTCTGTCCGGACCAAAATCAGAACGACCAATACCCAAACAATCTTGTAAACCCCTGCGCCATTCCCCTAACCTTTCGGGACTATTCGCTAAAATTAGCGTACGCAGGCGATCGCCATATAACTTGTGTAAAATTGACACAGCTGCGGAGGAAATCAAAACATTTTGCAGACGACTACTCATGGTTTGTAAAGCACCACGTCCACCCAGGGTAAAAAACCAGTTAGAGACTCGT from Cylindrospermopsis curvispora GIHE-G1 harbors:
- a CDS encoding MotA/TolQ/ExbB proton channel family protein, whose protein sequence is MDILDLFKKGGPAMWPLLVLSVLSVSVIFERLWFWLRILSQEKQVVERVLDAAIDSWEIATEIAQKATDQPIGRFLYAPLRLQKSDAETFKLALESTAAEEIAGMRRGEKLLESVIALSPLLGLLGTVLGLIQSLRAIKIGDLGTESTAGVTTGIGESLISTASGLIVAIVTLVFYRLFQSFAVNQVKVFNKAGNDLELLYRQSPPGFKKRELVFITESPKELTHPIENPVTSSESEQENES
- the plsY gene encoding glycerol-3-phosphate 1-O-acyltransferase PlsY translates to MTIWLIWCGLVIILAYLLGSFPTGYLAGKILKGIDIRQVGSGSTGATNVLRTLGKGPGAFVLVIDCLKGVLAINLVYILYSSQLNLMGSSLNVEVWQSWLVTLVGLMAILGHSKSIFLGFTGGKSVATSLGILLAINWQVGVGTLGVFIMVIAISKIVSLSSIAGAIAVSILMIVFQQPLAYIIFSLLGGLYVIIRHRSNIDRLLAGKEPKIGQKVETQPEQLTGGG
- a CDS encoding YkvA family protein, giving the protein MSFSVQSLYSWYGSLIRKPKYRWWVIMGTIVYLVSPIDIAPDFIPVLGQIDDLVLLTLLISEVSKLVIDGWNSRNGKINSPMKDVDSNDPVIEVTKQ
- a CDS encoding ExbD/TolR family protein; the protein is MKVNLHTPIEEVQIQIIPLIDVVFCILTFFLLAALQFTRQQAINVDLPKASTGTISAASSQPSNILPVTIDAVGKTYIEKDPVTREQLEVRLKEYITGNPQGILVLNASRTATYNDVVQTLDLLRQVGGNRVSLGIIPGASQPVIDSPNLPGTPIVPPLNLPTVPGADPGLNLPSALPTPPTAPTTIPQRP